In Limnobaculum parvum, one DNA window encodes the following:
- the mltF gene encoding membrane-bound lytic murein transglycosylase MltF, whose translation MKPLKINYLFIGVVTLLLALAMWPTLQWRGDNNTQLQKIKQRGVLNVATLNVTPYYYQSSTGIDGLDYELAKLFAEYIGVKLNIETEHNVSSLFTQLESGETDMLAAGLIFNPDRMKNLNVGPAYYSVSQQLVYRQNTPKPQSLANIKGRLTVVAGAASISTLHQLKKSKYPNLSWDATPSDSPVDLLKQVADGKLDYTIADSVTIAMIQRVYPNLAVAFDITEEEPVMWYVRKTEDNSLDAAMLNFFNQINEDGSLAKLEEKYLGHVGEFDYVDTQTFLNAIENTLPNLNPLFEKYAKGIDWRLAAAIAYQESHWNPTATSATGVRGIMMLTRSTADSLGVTDRLDPEQSIRGGLIYLEQLMEKIPDSVSEEEKIWFALIAYNMGYAHMLDARSLTAQQGGNPDSWVDVKKRLTMLTQKQYYSKTRYGYARGYQAYQFVENIRRYQLSLEGYLQEKDRQLAKAQQTTEQEVELGKSYPAIKPNQFQVKQPIPQEQN comes from the coding sequence TTGAAGCCATTAAAGATTAACTATCTGTTTATTGGTGTTGTAACACTGCTACTGGCGTTGGCCATGTGGCCAACGCTCCAATGGCGCGGCGATAACAACACCCAATTACAGAAAATTAAGCAACGAGGCGTACTCAATGTCGCCACTCTCAACGTTACTCCCTACTACTATCAAAGTAGTACCGGAATTGACGGTCTTGACTATGAGTTGGCTAAGTTATTTGCCGAGTATATTGGTGTTAAATTAAATATTGAAACCGAACACAACGTTAGCAGCCTGTTTACTCAGCTAGAAAGTGGTGAAACCGATATGCTAGCGGCAGGGCTGATCTTTAACCCTGATCGTATGAAAAACCTGAATGTAGGCCCAGCCTACTATTCTGTTTCACAACAGTTGGTTTATCGCCAAAATACGCCAAAACCTCAATCACTGGCCAATATTAAAGGTCGGTTAACGGTCGTGGCAGGTGCTGCCAGCATTTCTACATTGCATCAGCTTAAAAAAAGCAAATATCCAAACCTTAGTTGGGATGCAACCCCATCCGATTCTCCCGTTGATCTGTTAAAGCAGGTAGCCGATGGTAAATTGGATTATACCATCGCCGACTCGGTCACTATTGCCATGATCCAGCGAGTTTATCCTAATCTGGCTGTTGCCTTCGACATCACGGAAGAAGAGCCGGTAATGTGGTACGTGCGTAAAACTGAGGATAACAGCCTAGACGCAGCCATGCTGAACTTCTTCAATCAAATTAATGAAGATGGTTCTCTGGCAAAACTGGAAGAGAAATATCTGGGCCATGTTGGTGAATTTGATTATGTCGACACCCAAACCTTTTTGAATGCTATTGAGAACACGCTTCCCAATCTGAATCCTTTATTCGAGAAATATGCAAAAGGGATAGATTGGCGTCTGGCCGCAGCCATTGCCTATCAGGAATCCCACTGGAACCCAACCGCAACCTCAGCAACGGGTGTACGCGGTATTATGATGCTGACCCGAAGTACCGCTGACTCATTGGGTGTTACCGACCGTCTGGATCCTGAACAAAGCATCCGAGGAGGACTGATTTATCTGGAGCAGCTGATGGAAAAAATTCCGGATAGCGTTTCTGAAGAAGAAAAAATCTGGTTTGCTCTGATTGCCTATAATATGGGATATGCCCATATGCTCGATGCCAGAAGCCTGACGGCACAACAAGGAGGGAATCCGGACAGTTGGGTGGACGTTAAAAAGCGCCTGACTATGCTGACGCAAAAACAATATTACAGTAAAACTCGCTATGGCTATGCGCGTGGCTATCAAGCCTATCAGTTTGTTGAGAATATTCGGCGCTATCAGCTTAGTCTTGAAGGCTATTTGCAGGAAAAAGATCGCCAATTGGCTAAAGCACAACAAACAACAGAGCAAGAGGTTGAACTGGGAAAATCTTATCCTGCAATTAAACCCAATCAATTTCAAGTCAAGCAGCCAATACCTCAGGAACAAAACTGA
- a CDS encoding tRNA-uridine aminocarboxypropyltransferase gives MTSDIVPSQLTDNAVLQLRDQRLVQSTRPFRARGCRVIRCHRCLLPRIHCLCHSFSATIAGSTFCLLMYDTEPLKPSNTGRLIADILPDTKAFLWSRTNIDPQLLALLSNPDYQPYIIFPAAYALPERVVTGVEKQSTKRPLFIILDGTWTEARKMFRKSPYLDRFPVLSIDNDQNSNYQLREASRKEQLCTAEVAIQILSQTGEQHASESLNRYFADFRQRYLAGKANRSLESFIAFSASESDKS, from the coding sequence ATGACTTCGGATATCGTACCCTCCCAACTTACTGATAATGCTGTATTGCAATTAAGAGATCAGCGACTGGTTCAATCCACTCGACCTTTTCGTGCCAGAGGATGCAGAGTCATTCGTTGCCATCGCTGTTTGTTACCACGAATTCACTGTTTGTGTCATTCCTTTTCAGCTACCATCGCCGGAAGTACCTTCTGTTTATTGATGTACGATACCGAGCCATTAAAACCAAGTAATACGGGTCGCCTGATTGCCGACATTCTGCCCGATACCAAAGCATTCCTCTGGTCACGCACCAATATTGATCCTCAGTTGCTGGCTCTGCTATCCAATCCTGATTACCAGCCTTACATAATCTTCCCAGCCGCTTATGCGTTACCCGAACGGGTGGTTACCGGGGTTGAAAAACAGAGTACCAAACGCCCACTATTTATTATTCTGGACGGCACTTGGACAGAAGCAAGAAAAATGTTTCGTAAAAGCCCCTATCTGGATCGCTTCCCGGTACTTTCTATTGATAACGACCAGAATTCAAATTACCAACTGCGGGAAGCCAGTCGCAAAGAACAACTGTGCACCGCTGAGGTTGCCATTCAAATTCTGAGCCAGACGGGAGAACAACACGCTTCAGAAAGCCTGAATCGCTATTTCGCTGATTTTCGTCAACGTTACTTGGCAGGTAAAGCTAACCGCTCATTGGAAAGTTTTATCGCTTTTTCAGCCTCTGAAAGTGATAAAAGTTAG
- the gmhB gene encoding D-glycero-beta-D-manno-heptose 1,7-bisphosphate 7-phosphatase yields MANSIPAVFLDRDGTINIDHGYVHEIDQFQFIDGVIEACLELKKMGFALVLVTNQSGIARGKFTEDQFMTLTEWMDWSLADRDVDLDGIYYCPHHPEGTVSEFSQVCDCRKPQPGMLLSAQKELNIDMAASYMVGDKPEDMQAAINAGVGHKVLVRTGKPITPEGEALADMVLDSLKTLPNAIKSGQFSR; encoded by the coding sequence GTGGCGAATTCTATACCAGCAGTTTTTCTTGACCGAGACGGGACAATTAATATTGACCATGGGTACGTTCATGAAATAGATCAGTTTCAGTTTATTGATGGGGTAATTGAAGCCTGTTTAGAACTGAAAAAAATGGGTTTTGCTTTAGTTTTGGTGACCAATCAATCCGGTATTGCCAGAGGAAAATTTACGGAAGATCAGTTTATGACTCTGACAGAGTGGATGGACTGGTCGCTTGCGGATCGTGATGTGGATTTGGATGGTATCTATTATTGTCCACATCATCCGGAAGGAACGGTTAGTGAGTTCTCCCAAGTTTGCGATTGCCGTAAGCCACAACCCGGCATGCTGTTATCGGCACAGAAAGAGTTAAATATCGATATGGCCGCTTCTTATATGGTAGGGGATAAACCAGAAGATATGCAGGCAGCAATAAATGCAGGTGTAGGGCACAAAGTTCTAGTTAGAACAGGTAAACCGATTACACCAGAGGGTGAAGCCTTGGCTGATATGGTGTTGGACAGCCTTAAGACGTTACCAAATGCTATTAAGTCAGGTCAATTTAGTCGATAA
- a CDS encoding YfhL family 4Fe-4S dicluster ferredoxin, which produces MALLITKKCINCDMCEPECPNQAIAMGAEIYEINPDLCTECIGHYDEPTCMKVCPIDNTIIHDPAHKESNEQLWDKFVLLHHADKL; this is translated from the coding sequence ATGGCTTTACTGATCACAAAAAAATGCATCAACTGTGACATGTGCGAACCAGAGTGTCCAAATCAAGCAATTGCAATGGGTGCTGAGATTTATGAAATAAATCCTGACCTTTGTACTGAATGTATCGGCCATTATGATGAGCCAACCTGCATGAAAGTCTGTCCGATTGATAACACGATTATTCATGACCCAGCACATAAAGAGAGTAATGAACAACTGTGGGATAAGTTCGTGCTGCTACATCATGCCGATAAACTCTAA
- the pssA gene encoding CDP-diacylglycerol--serine O-phosphatidyltransferase: protein MLSSFKRKKSQQHLAQLPKISQRIDDIKILSTPGDYRSTLLDSISRAEQRIYLIALYLEHDDAGIDILSAIYQAKMRRPELEVAILVDWHRAQRGRIGAAAENTNADWYFKMAEQHPGVEVPVYGVPVNTREALGVLHLKGSVIDNTVAYTGASVNDVYLHRHDKYRYDRYQFITNAALADSMVGYVKQSLLPAEAVRNLDCQNRPRGQEIKNDIKKFRQSLRVHGYEFENSATNEELSVAPFVGLGRHSPLNKVIDRLMNSTEHKLTLCTPYFNLPAPLVKNIISLLRQGKQVEIIVGDKTANDFYIPEDQPFKIIGALPYLYEINLRRFVTRLQRYVDQGLLTVRLWKDEDNTYHLKGMWVDGEWQLITGNNLNPRAWHLDLENAILIHDPRGELKEARQRELECIRAHTFVVNHYQQLQSIQFYPVKIRKLIRRLRRIRIDKLISRIL, encoded by the coding sequence ATGTTGTCATCATTTAAACGAAAGAAATCTCAACAACACCTTGCACAACTGCCGAAAATTTCCCAACGGATTGATGATATTAAAATATTATCAACGCCAGGTGATTATCGTTCTACTTTACTTGACTCGATTAGTCGCGCAGAGCAACGCATATATCTGATTGCCCTATATCTTGAGCATGATGATGCTGGTATCGATATCTTGTCTGCTATTTATCAGGCCAAAATGCGTCGCCCTGAGTTAGAGGTCGCTATATTAGTAGACTGGCATCGTGCTCAACGGGGTCGTATTGGTGCAGCCGCTGAAAATACCAATGCTGACTGGTACTTCAAAATGGCTGAACAACACCCTGGGGTAGAGGTTCCTGTCTATGGTGTTCCGGTTAATACCCGCGAAGCCTTAGGTGTGCTGCACTTAAAAGGCAGCGTTATTGATAATACCGTTGCCTATACCGGTGCCAGCGTCAATGACGTCTATCTGCATCGACACGATAAATACCGCTATGACCGCTATCAGTTCATCACCAATGCCGCATTAGCGGATAGCATGGTAGGTTATGTCAAACAGTCCCTATTACCCGCGGAAGCCGTGCGTAATTTAGATTGCCAAAACCGACCTCGCGGTCAGGAAATTAAAAACGACATTAAAAAGTTCAGACAAAGCCTACGTGTTCATGGGTATGAATTTGAAAACAGTGCGACGAATGAAGAGCTATCGGTCGCCCCATTCGTTGGGTTAGGTCGCCATAGCCCATTGAACAAAGTCATTGATCGGCTGATGAACAGTACCGAACATAAACTGACGTTATGTACACCCTATTTCAATTTACCCGCGCCATTAGTGAAAAATATCATTTCATTATTACGTCAGGGTAAACAGGTCGAAATTATCGTTGGTGATAAAACCGCTAACGATTTTTATATTCCCGAAGATCAACCGTTCAAAATTATCGGGGCACTGCCCTATCTGTATGAAATCAATCTTCGCCGCTTTGTTACACGATTACAGCGTTATGTAGATCAAGGCCTGTTAACCGTTCGATTATGGAAAGATGAAGATAATACTTATCATCTGAAAGGGATGTGGGTTGATGGTGAGTGGCAGCTAATAACGGGGAATAATCTAAACCCACGAGCATGGCATCTGGATCTAGAAAATGCGATTTTGATTCACGACCCTAGGGGTGAGTTGAAAGAAGCACGTCAACGCGAGTTGGAATGTATTCGGGCACACACTTTTGTGGTTAATCACTATCAGCAACTGCAAAGTATTCAATTCTATCCAGTCAAAATACGTAAGCTGATTCGTCGATTACGACGTATTCGCATCGATAAATTAATTAGTCGTATTCTGTAA
- the yfhb gene encoding phosphatidylglycerophosphatase C, with product MSDNQSQKRNVFFDLDGTLHQQDLFGSFLRYMIRRLPANLIILIPLLPVIILGLLISGRNSRWPMSLMLWAITAGQNEARLSWLEQQFIQNFRQDVVPFPVVQGRLAEYLNDENTQVWLLTGSPQRLVEEAYADSFFLGKVNLVGSQMASRYGGWVIDSRCLGKQKVVELEQRLGKPLSLYSGYSDSIQDDPVLACCQHRWRVDGQGNLKELE from the coding sequence GTGTCAGATAATCAATCACAGAAGAGGAACGTATTTTTCGATCTGGATGGGACATTGCACCAGCAGGATCTCTTTGGCAGTTTTCTTCGTTATATGATTCGTCGCTTGCCCGCCAATTTGATTATTCTGATACCTTTGTTACCGGTGATTATTTTAGGGTTGCTGATCAGCGGGCGTAATAGCCGTTGGCCAATGAGTTTGATGTTATGGGCTATAACCGCAGGACAAAACGAAGCCCGGTTGAGCTGGCTGGAACAGCAGTTTATTCAGAATTTTCGGCAAGATGTCGTACCGTTTCCCGTCGTTCAGGGGCGTTTAGCTGAATATCTGAATGATGAGAACACACAAGTATGGTTACTTACGGGGTCACCTCAGCGTCTGGTTGAAGAGGCTTATGCGGACTCTTTCTTTCTTGGGAAGGTTAATCTGGTGGGTAGCCAAATGGCTAGTCGTTATGGTGGTTGGGTTATTGATTCGCGCTGTTTAGGCAAACAGAAGGTCGTTGAACTAGAACAGCGTTTGGGTAAGCCGCTGTCACTATACAGTGGCTACAGCGACAGTATTCAAGACGATCCTGTGCTTGCCTGTTGCCAACATCGCTGGCGGGTTGATGGTCAGGGCAATCTTAAAGAGCTGGAGTAG
- a CDS encoding tRNA/rRNA methyltransferase codes for MNDSFSGKNGKVKVMYVRGDDDKDDKNNRRSDKKRPANRSNERGDKNARWGDKDLPHRPVRSANEKPPRSPWQAKLQDVSEPEPFDHGGISGKSHIDPAQLRRQRDEETKVYGENACQALFQSRPDAIVRAYFVQSVTPRFREALRWMAANRKAYHVVDEDELIRVSGTEHHGGVCFLIKKRGGLTVADYLAKAGKSDCVLALENVGNPHNLGGMMRSCAHFGVKGVLLRDPGMLESGAAIRTAEGGAEHLTAIGIDDFPQALDMFRRAGYTIVTTSSHKGTPLPEAVLPAKTVLVLGEERDGLSDVTMKQSDISVSITGTGNVESLNVSVATGILLAEWWRQNASR; via the coding sequence ATGAATGACTCTTTTAGCGGTAAGAACGGCAAAGTTAAAGTAATGTACGTCCGCGGTGACGACGACAAAGATGATAAGAACAACCGTCGCTCAGATAAAAAGCGCCCGGCAAACAGAAGTAATGAGCGGGGCGATAAAAATGCACGTTGGGGAGATAAAGATCTTCCGCATCGTCCGGTCCGTAGTGCTAATGAAAAACCACCTCGTTCCCCATGGCAGGCGAAGCTGCAAGACGTCAGCGAGCCGGAGCCTTTTGATCATGGCGGAATCAGCGGCAAGAGCCATATCGATCCAGCTCAACTGCGTCGTCAGCGTGACGAAGAGACCAAAGTGTATGGCGAAAATGCTTGTCAGGCACTGTTCCAGAGCCGTCCTGATGCTATCGTTCGTGCCTATTTTGTTCAGTCGGTTACACCTAGATTCCGAGAAGCGCTGCGCTGGATGGCTGCTAACCGCAAAGCCTATCATGTAGTTGATGAAGATGAGCTTATTCGCGTTTCTGGTACTGAGCATCACGGCGGTGTTTGTTTCCTGATTAAGAAACGCGGAGGTTTAACCGTAGCGGACTATTTAGCTAAAGCAGGGAAAAGCGATTGTGTACTGGCGTTAGAAAACGTAGGTAATCCGCATAATCTGGGCGGTATGATGCGTTCTTGTGCTCATTTTGGTGTTAAGGGCGTTCTGTTACGCGATCCGGGTATGCTTGAGTCCGGTGCAGCAATTCGTACCGCAGAAGGTGGTGCAGAACATTTAACCGCTATCGGTATTGATGATTTCCCTCAAGCGTTAGATATGTTCCGTCGGGCGGGTTACACCATTGTGACTACATCCAGCCATAAAGGAACGCCACTACCAGAGGCAGTTCTGCCAGCGAAAACGGTATTAGTGTTGGGTGAAGAACGTGATGGTCTGTCAGATGTAACCATGAAACAAAGCGATATAAGCGTGTCGATTACGGGAACAGGTAATGTCGAAAGCTTGAACGTCTCCGTGGCTACCGGTATTTTACTGGCAGAGTGGTGGCGCCAAAACGCTTCCCGCTAA
- the tadA gene encoding tRNA adenosine(34) deaminase TadA: MTHYSDEDWMRYALELAERADSEGEIPVGAVLVQDNRVIAEGWNRPIGTHNPTAHAEIMVLQQGGLVLQNYRLLNTTLYVTLEPCVMCAGAMVHSRIQRVVYGASDLKTGAAGSLMDILGHPGMNHHVEVTAGILAEECSARLSDFFKRRREQIKLQKMLRQGLC; this comes from the coding sequence ATGACGCATTACAGTGACGAAGACTGGATGCGCTATGCGCTGGAACTAGCTGAACGGGCCGACAGCGAAGGAGAAATCCCGGTTGGCGCAGTATTAGTTCAAGATAATCGGGTGATTGCTGAAGGTTGGAATCGTCCTATTGGTACCCACAATCCAACGGCCCATGCAGAGATTATGGTGTTACAGCAGGGCGGATTAGTACTGCAAAACTATCGGCTGTTAAATACCACGCTGTATGTCACATTAGAACCCTGTGTGATGTGTGCAGGAGCAATGGTACACAGCCGTATTCAGCGTGTGGTATATGGCGCTAGTGATTTAAAAACCGGCGCAGCCGGCTCTCTGATGGATATTTTGGGGCACCCCGGAATGAATCACCATGTTGAGGTGACCGCCGGCATATTGGCGGAAGAGTGCTCTGCAAGATTGAGTGACTTTTTTAAACGCAGACGAGAACAGATTAAGTTACAAAAAATGCTGCGACAGGGGCTCTGTTAA
- the trxC gene encoding thioredoxin TrxC encodes MNTLCPSCLTTNRIPEDRVQEDAKCGRCGHELFDGEVINANKASFDSLLNDDLPVVVDFWAPWCGPCVNFAPIFEDVAQEREREVRFVKVDTEAEQELSARFGIRSIPTIMVFKKGQRIDMLNGSLPKASFDRWLSEVLAKHG; translated from the coding sequence ATGAATACCCTTTGTCCTTCTTGTCTGACTACAAATCGAATCCCTGAAGATCGCGTTCAGGAAGATGCAAAATGTGGCCGCTGTGGACATGAGCTTTTTGATGGCGAAGTAATTAACGCTAACAAAGCTTCTTTTGATTCATTATTAAATGACGACCTTCCTGTCGTCGTTGACTTCTGGGCTCCGTGGTGTGGCCCTTGTGTCAACTTTGCTCCTATCTTTGAAGATGTCGCTCAAGAAAGGGAAAGAGAAGTCCGCTTTGTAAAAGTCGACACCGAAGCCGAACAGGAACTGAGTGCTCGTTTTGGTATTCGTAGTATACCTACCATTATGGTATTCAAGAAGGGACAACGTATAGATATGTTGAACGGTTCCCTTCCAAAAGCGTCATTTGACCGGTGGTTGAGTGAAGTATTAGCTAAGCATGGCTAA